From the genome of Bradyrhizobium elkanii USDA 76, one region includes:
- a CDS encoding HGGxSTG domain-containing protein, whose protein sequence is MSGHIQTPGPMLASPRCGARTRRGGSCRAPAVRGKTRCRMHGGAKGSGAPRANRNARKHGRFAGDAIAERRQIRALLREVRKLLEGMK, encoded by the coding sequence ATGAGCGGCCACATCCAAACGCCCGGCCCGATGCTGGCGAGCCCACGTTGCGGCGCCAGGACCCGCCGCGGCGGTTCTTGCCGCGCGCCGGCAGTGCGCGGCAAGACGCGCTGCCGCATGCACGGCGGCGCAAAGGGATCCGGCGCGCCACGGGCGAACCGGAATGCGCGCAAGCACGGCCGGTTCGCGGGCGATGCGATCGCCGAGCGAAGGCAGATCCGGGCGTTATTGAGGGAGGTGCGGAAGCTGCTGGAGGGGATGAAGTGA